The Piliocolobus tephrosceles isolate RC106 chromosome 16, ASM277652v3, whole genome shotgun sequence DNA window aaaaaaattagcctggcttggtggcaggcgcctgtagtcccagctacttgggaggctgaggcaggagaatggcttgaacctaggaggtggagcttgcagcagtgagccgagatcgcaccgctgcactccagcctgggtaacagagcgagactcagtctcaaaaaaaaaaaaaaaggagaagggtTGTCGGGGTGTGAGAAAGCCTGGATCTTGATTAGTCCTTTGCGCCACAGGCGGCACTCTGGCTGAGTTCATCCAAAAGCGCTGCAATTCCCTGCTGGAGGAGGAGACCATCCTGCACTTCTTCGTGCAGATCCTGCTTGCACTGCATCATGTGCACACCCACTTCATCCTGCACCGAGACCTCAAGACCCAGAACATCCTTCTTGACAAACACCGCATGGTCGTGAAGATTGGTGATTTCGGCATCTCCAAGATCCTTAGCAGCAAGAGCAAGGCCTACACGGTGCCTGGGCATGGCGGGGACCTCCAGGGTGCTAGAAGTCTTGAGGGCCAGGACCTaaccctgcctcctcctctcccgCTAAAACACCCTTGGCCCTTTGGCTCTTTTGGGTGGTCCTGAAAGAGGAAGCCCCTTGGCTTGCTTTGAGAAGAAGCTGTCCCCAAATGGCCTTATGTGCAGAGACCCTGGTCTTCCCTCCCTGCAGGGCTGTGATCCCAGCTTCTCTCCTGCAGGTGGTGGGTACCCCATGCTATATCTCCCCTGAGCTGTGTGAGGGCAAGCCCTACAACCAGAAGAGTGACATCTGGGCCCTGGGCTGTGTCCTCTATGAGCTGGCCAGCCTCAAGAGGGCTTTTGAGGCCGCGGTGAGTGTATGCACCCTCCAGGGGACAAATGGGAAATGTACTGCCTGCCCCAGCAGccctcagctccagccacctcagGTTTCTCCTCTAGCTGAGTCATGTCTCTCCCTTATCAGATTACCCCCTGGGAGGGCTATGGGTGTCCCTCAGACTATGGATTTCTGAGAGTACATCTTGCCTCCCATTGGACTGAGGGCTCCTGAGGGCAGGGCTGTGGCTTTCCCAGGAGACCCTTCCAAGAGCAAGACTTGAGTTTTCCCAGCATCCTGGGGTTTCTGAGGACATAGCTGCAGCTCCCCTATCAGACTAGGGATTGCTGAAAGCCAGGTTGGACTCCCCTATCAGTCCGGGAGTCCCCTCATCGGACTGAAGTCTCTTGAGGGCAAAGCTGTTATTATCCCAGGAGACCAGGGGCCGGAGCTGGGGGATGCTGCCCTCACTTCCCCAACTTCCCAACCTGGTGCCTTCACAGAACCTGCCAGCACTGGTGCTGAAGATCATGAGCGGCACCTTTGCGCCCATCTCTGACCGGTACAGCCCTGAGCTGCGCCAGCTGGTCCTGAGTCTACTCAGCCTGGAGCCTGCCCAGCGGCCACCACTCAGCCACATCATGGCACAGCCCCTCTGCATCCGTGCCCTCCTCAACCTCCACACCGACGTGGGCAGTGTCCGCATGCGGAGGCCTGTGCAGGGAGAGCGAGCGGTCCTGGGTGGCAGGGTGTGGGCACCCAGTGGGAGCACAGGGGTTCTGGGGCAGAGGGAAAGCTGGGGCAAGTCCTCCCTTCCTGCATGTAGGAATGTCAGGAGGGTGTTTGTCCTTAGGCCCCCATCTGTCCTGCAGGGCAGAGAAGTCCGTGGCCCCCAGCAGCACAGGGAGCAGGACCACCAGTGTCCGCTGCAGAGGTAAGGGGGAAGAGGCCGCCAGTCCCCATGGACGCCACACCATTCCCATCAGTGTTAACAGTCCCCATGTGCTATACCTGCAGGTATCCCCCGGGGACCTGTGAGGCCGGCCATCCCACCACCCCTGTCATCAGTGTATGCCTGGGGTGGTGGGCTGGGCACTCCCCTGCGACTGCCAATGCTCAACACAGAGGTGGTCCAGGTGGCAGCTGGGCGCACGCAGAAAGCCGGCGTCACGCGCTCTGGGCGTCTCATCCTGTGGGAGGTGAGCAGGCCAGCGGGTGGCCTGGACGTGTGGAGATGTAGATCCACAGCAGGGTTGGGGTGCTCAGGTGCTGCCCATCCACCTGCCCCTGCAGGCCCCACCCCTAGGTGCAGGCGGAGGCACCCTCCTCCCTGGGGCAGTGGAGCAGCCACAGCCCCAGTTCATCTCGCGTTTCCTGGAGGGCCAGTCGGGCGTGACCATCAAGCATGTGGCCTGTGGGGACTTCTTCACTGCCTGCCTGACTGGTGAGCTGTCGGGCCTACCTTGTGGGACCTGCTCTAAGGCCCCACAGAGcaccttctctcttctcttgcaAACCACGCACTTAATGAATGCCTCTGTCTACTAGTTATGGAGTTATTGCTTCTGTCAAGTAACTATTGAGGAGATTTCCTTATACAACCTCCTTTACCCTACGGACGGGCCTGGCAAGGCAGTTATTATATTATCCTCATTTGACAAGTGGGGAcgctaaggctcagagagggtgtcacttgtccaaagtcacatacGTTTGAAGAGACTCGTaaccttttctctcttcctatccCGTCCTTTCAGCCCTGGTCCCCAACTTTATTTTGCTGCTGCAAACCACTAGAGGACCAGGCTATCTGGAAAGACTGTTTaacttctctcccttctccttcctcaccGCCCTTCTCTCCAGACCGAGGCATCATCATGACGTTTGGCAGCGGCAGCAATGGGTGCCTAGGCCATGGCAGCCTCACTGACATCAGCCAGGTGGGTGTCACATGTACCTTGGAGAGGGGGAAGTAGGGAGATGGCGGGGAGCCCACATCTGAGAGCTGACACCAGATTGGGGACAGGGGAGTTCCTAGCAGCCACAGGTTCCTCTAGCTTCCCAGATGCACCTGCCCTGGGCCACCTACATCGGGGGAAGTACAGAAAAACCAGGCTTCCCCGGTGGTTGTCCACCTGGCATTGTGTATGGCTGGAGTTAAAGACATAGCCACCTCCTGAGAATGTGTATCTTCCAGCTTTGTCCCTACAGGGGGTGTTGAGGCCAGATGGCTAGTCCCAGACCCTTTGCCCAGTTTCTCcttgcttcctctcctctctaGCCCACCATTGTGGAGGCTTTGCTGGGCTATGAGATGGTGCAGGTGGCCTGTGGGGCTTCTCACGTGCTGGCCCTGTCCACTGAGCGAGAACTATTTGCCTGGGGCCGTGGAGACGGCGGTAAGCTCCAGCCTCTAGGCCCCATATCACAGCATCCTCAGCCATGACTTGCTCCCCTTCATACCCACTTTCCACCCCACAGCAcattctctcctccctcttttctctcaaattctcttcattcattcaacaaaccttTATTTTACACCAACTGTGCACATGCTGTGCTGGGTGCTGAGATGAGATGGAGATGTGGCTTCCTTCAGGTGTTTGAGGTAATGAAGGAA harbors:
- the NEK8 gene encoding serine/threonine-protein kinase Nek8 isoform X4 codes for the protein MTKEERQAAQNECQVLKLLNHPNVIEYYENFLEDKALMIAMEYAPGGTLAEFIQKRCNSLLEEETILHFFVQILLALHHVHTHFILHRDLKTQNILLDKHRMVVKIGDFGISKILSSKSKAYTVVGTPCYISPELCEGKPYNQKSDIWALGCVLYELASLKRAFEAANLPALVLKIMSGTFAPISDRYSPELRQLVLSLLSLEPAQRPPLSHIMAQPLCIRALLNLHTDVGSVRMRRAEKSVAPSSTGSRTTSVRCRGIPRGPVRPAIPPPLSSVYAWGGGLGTPLRLPMLNTEVVQVAAGRTQKAGVTRSGRLILWEAPPLGAGGGTLLPGAVEQPQPQFISRFLEGQSGVTIKHVACGDFFTACLTDRGIIMTFGSGSNGCLGHGSLTDISQPTIVEALLGYEMVQVACGASHVLALSTERELFAWGRGDGGRLGLGTRESHSCPQQVLMPPGQEAQRVVCGIDSSMILTVPGQALACGSNRFNKLGLDHLSLGEEPVPHQQMEEALSFTLLGSAPLDQEPLLSVDLGTAHSAAVTASGDCYTFGSNQHGQLGTNARRGSRAPCKVQGLEGIKMAMVACGDAFTVAIGAEGEVYSWGKGARGRLGRRDEDAGLPRPVQLDETHPYTVTSVSCCHGNTLLAVCPVTDEPVPP
- the NEK8 gene encoding serine/threonine-protein kinase Nek8 isoform X3 encodes the protein MQLSGTRHPFSLASFTRAGYMLGRGGYRAGHCGARPIFLPYSLDTAWGRVMRGKVTAYRSGRCVVQAHKYVRVAESTPSALAPPRKPLAVKGRGPEWLGPRTRRVGDGSETLRNEMEKYERIRVVGRGAFGIVHLCLRKADQKLVIIKQIPVEQMTKEERQAAQNECQVLKLLNHPNVIEYYENFLEDKALMIAMEYAPGGTLAEFIQKRCNSLLEEETILHFFVQILLALHHVHTHFILHRDLKTQNILLDKHRMVVKIGDFGISKILSSKSKAYTVVGTPCYISPELCEGKPYNQKSDIWALGCVLYELASLKRAFEAANLPALVLKIMSGTFAPISDRYSPELRQLVLSLLSLEPAQRPPLSHIMAQPLCIRALLNLHTDVGSVRMRRAEKSVAPSSTGSRTTSVRCRGIPRGPVRPAIPPPLSSVYAWGGGLGTPLRLPMLNTEVVQVAAGRTQKAGVTRSGRLILWEAPPLGAGGGTLLPGAVEQPQPQFISRFLEGQSGVTIKHVACGDFFTACLTDRGIIMTFGSGSNGCLGHGSLTDISQPTIVEALLGYEMVQVACGASHVLALSTERELFAWGRGDGGRLGLGTRESHSCPQQVLMPPGQEAQRVVCGIDSSMILTVPGQALACGSNRFNKLGLDHLSLGEEPVPHQQMEEALSFTLLGSAPLDQEPLLSVDLGTAHSAAVTEGEVYSWGKGARGRLGRRDEDAGLPRPVQLDETHPYTVTSVSCCHGNTLLAVCPVTDEPVPP